From Planctomycetia bacterium, one genomic window encodes:
- a CDS encoding glycosyltransferase family 2 protein: MPRSLSLILPVYNAQESLPAMLAELLDLLPELTNRFEVQLIDDGSLDATMEIASDLVANYPQVRLLAHPARLGTRIAMETGLRHSTGEWVLYRDADCVLDLQGIAKMWRQTGEFDCLLGRRAAGTPLGWIPRMPSRQDAIAPEHDGMIMAKRAVFGQWMLSPSQQTFETHLVRRGIAWKALDLRVRPANPAAEAIRSLAAQRTLRKGELVGAGTHAGSPMRHEHEPNYLRKIADFALGE, encoded by the coding sequence TTGCCTCGATCGCTGTCCCTCATCCTGCCGGTCTATAACGCTCAGGAATCGCTCCCGGCCATGCTGGCGGAGCTGCTGGATTTGTTGCCGGAACTGACCAACCGGTTTGAAGTGCAGTTGATCGACGACGGGTCGCTCGACGCCACGATGGAAATCGCCAGCGACCTGGTCGCGAACTATCCGCAAGTCCGCTTGTTGGCCCACCCGGCCAGGCTCGGCACGCGGATCGCCATGGAAACCGGCCTCCGGCACTCCACCGGCGAATGGGTGCTGTATCGCGACGCGGACTGCGTACTGGATTTACAGGGCATCGCCAAAATGTGGCGGCAGACCGGCGAGTTCGATTGCCTGCTCGGACGCCGCGCCGCCGGCACGCCGCTGGGCTGGATTCCCCGCATGCCGTCGCGACAAGACGCCATCGCGCCGGAACACGACGGCATGATCATGGCGAAACGCGCCGTATTCGGCCAGTGGATGCTCTCCCCGTCGCAACAGACGTTCGAGACGCACCTGGTGCGGCGTGGAATCGCCTGGAAAGCGCTCGACCTGCGCGTCCGTCCGGCGAATCCGGCGGCCGAGGCGATTCGGTCCCTGGCGGCGCAACGCACGTTGCGCAAAGGCGAACTGGTCGGCGCCGGCACGCACGCTGGCTCCCCGATGCGGCATGAGCACGAACCGAATTACTTGCGTAAGATCGCGGACTTCGCGCTCGGCGAGTAA
- the hisI gene encoding phosphoribosyl-AMP cyclohydrolase: MSHPAPRTIPDFEKGQGMLPAIAQDAATGEVLMMAYMNPESYAETLATGRAVYFSRSRNKLWRKGEESGHVQLVRGVFVDCDADTILLKVEQLGGAACHEGYQSCFFRQVTPEGLQVVGERVFDPAQVYGKK; this comes from the coding sequence GTGTCGCACCCGGCCCCCCGCACGATCCCCGATTTTGAGAAGGGCCAAGGCATGTTGCCGGCCATCGCCCAGGACGCCGCCACGGGCGAGGTGCTGATGATGGCCTACATGAACCCCGAGAGCTACGCCGAGACGCTGGCGACCGGCCGCGCCGTCTACTTCAGCCGCAGCCGCAACAAGCTCTGGCGCAAGGGGGAGGAAAGCGGCCACGTGCAACTGGTGCGCGGCGTATTCGTCGATTGCGACGCGGACACGATACTCTTGAAAGTCGAACAGCTCGGCGGCGCGGCCTGCCACGAAGGCTACCAAAGCTGTTTCTTCCGGCAGGTCACGCCGGAAGGTCTGCAAGTCGTCGGCGAGCGCGTGTTCGACCCCGCCCAGGTTTATGGAAAGAAGTAA
- the hisG gene encoding ATP phosphoribosyltransferase, giving the protein MANCLKLGIPAGSLQEATAELFRRAGYKITFSSRSYYPSIDDDEIECTLIRAQEMARYVQDGALDAGLTGHDWIVENNADVQEVAELVFSKVSRRPVRWVLCVPEDSPVQSVAQLQGKRIATEAVGLTTRFLAKHGVQAKVEFSWGATEVKPPRLADAIVEVTETGSSLRANNLRIVAEVLVSTPRLIANREAYLDPFKRQKIDDIALMLRGAMAAEGKVGMMANVPRASLQEVLAILPALQKPTISSLSDDDWVDVMTVIDEAVVRNIIPRLKAAGARGIVEYPLNKVIE; this is encoded by the coding sequence ATGGCAAACTGTTTGAAACTGGGCATTCCCGCCGGCAGCCTGCAAGAGGCGACGGCGGAGTTGTTTCGGCGCGCGGGCTACAAAATCACGTTCAGTTCGCGCAGCTACTATCCGTCGATCGACGACGACGAAATCGAATGCACGCTGATCCGCGCGCAGGAAATGGCGCGTTACGTTCAAGACGGCGCGCTCGACGCCGGTCTGACAGGTCACGATTGGATCGTGGAGAACAATGCTGATGTACAAGAAGTGGCGGAACTTGTGTTCTCGAAGGTCAGCCGCCGTCCCGTGCGTTGGGTACTCTGCGTGCCGGAGGATTCCCCGGTGCAGTCGGTTGCCCAACTGCAAGGCAAGCGCATCGCCACCGAAGCAGTCGGCCTGACGACGCGGTTTCTCGCCAAGCATGGCGTGCAGGCGAAAGTGGAATTCAGCTGGGGCGCCACGGAGGTCAAGCCGCCGCGCTTGGCCGACGCCATCGTGGAAGTCACCGAAACCGGCAGCTCGTTGCGGGCCAATAATCTGCGGATCGTGGCCGAAGTACTCGTGAGCACGCCGCGTTTGATCGCCAATCGCGAGGCATACCTCGATCCGTTCAAACGGCAGAAGATCGACGATATCGCGCTGATGTTGCGCGGCGCGATGGCGGCGGAAGGCAAAGTCGGAATGATGGCGAACGTCCCGCGCGCAAGCTTGCAGGAAGTCCTGGCGATCCTGCCGGCGTTGCAAAAACCGACGATCAGCAGTCTCTCGGACGACGATTGGGTCGACGTGATGACGGTGATCGACGAAGCAGTGGTGCGTAACATCATCCCGCGCTTGAAAGCGGCGGGGGCTCGCGGGATTGTCGAGTATCCGCTCAATAAGGTGATTGAGTAG
- a CDS encoding DUF3267 domain-containing protein, with product MRLHVGSLPEGDFAPDETWHALREPGPAMMQVYAAPIAIVLGLLVGLAWQSLGLSMSVTLSGNHAIVAIVFIVLSFPAMIAFHELLHYGAFPAGGHPDDKMMGVWPSRMMFYAHYLGEITRTRFLVVLLLPFLVISILPLVLAALIPLPPWLLIAFAWCSVWNALFACGDMFAVGLILAQVPAMARLRNRGYHTFWTTASPPPTS from the coding sequence ATGCGGTTGCACGTCGGATCGTTGCCCGAGGGCGATTTCGCGCCGGACGAGACCTGGCATGCCCTGCGCGAGCCTGGCCCGGCGATGATGCAAGTCTACGCTGCGCCGATTGCCATCGTGCTGGGCCTGCTTGTCGGTTTGGCGTGGCAATCGCTGGGTTTGTCCATGTCCGTCACACTCAGTGGCAATCACGCCATTGTTGCGATCGTGTTCATCGTGCTGTCGTTTCCGGCGATGATTGCCTTCCATGAGCTATTGCACTATGGGGCCTTTCCGGCCGGCGGACATCCGGACGATAAAATGATGGGCGTCTGGCCCAGTCGAATGATGTTTTACGCGCACTATTTGGGAGAGATCACCCGCACGCGCTTTCTGGTCGTGCTCTTGCTGCCATTTCTGGTGATCTCAATTCTGCCACTGGTCTTGGCCGCTTTGATTCCCCTGCCGCCGTGGCTGTTGATCGCTTTCGCCTGGTGTTCCGTTTGGAATGCGCTGTTTGCCTGCGGAGACATGTTTGCCGTGGGCTTGATTCTCGCCCAGGTGCCCGCGATGGCACGCTTGCGCAATCGCGGCTACCATACTTTCTGGACGACCGCGTCGCCACCGCCCACTTCCTGA
- a CDS encoding DUF1593 domain-containing protein codes for MRVMIETDAGGDPDDEQSLVRFLLYASEWDIAGIIANRPLARDGENLNTVRTGLGIVRRQIDAYGECYPNLVQHDARFPTEAFLQAHTVPGHNDVDDGVQLLIDAVDRDDPRPLWFCNWGTDDGAALSCLRRALDRVFAERGPDGYARFKSRIRLSSSDEFGAHTYDIAPAFPFWVDTFRPEIDRRRWYHRFSAITATAGGFDIERDVRTGHGPLGALYPTNTTHPQKEGDSMSFMYLVPTGMNDPNHPDWGSWAGRYGLQDEAQGRQYFWANQSDAWRGTTHRENSLARWAEHLQNDFRARLDWCVNPRDQANHPPKVSIDGELHRTAKAGEEIILDGSPSTDLDGDQLHFAWMHYAEASSGHVAIDLRDADKSRATFTVPDAPAGAAIQCVLTVTDDGEPALTRYARVIVTVADE; via the coding sequence ATGCGCGTGATGATCGAGACGGACGCGGGGGGCGATCCGGATGATGAGCAGTCGCTCGTGCGGTTTCTCTTGTATGCGAGCGAGTGGGATATCGCGGGGATCATCGCCAATCGGCCGCTGGCACGCGACGGAGAAAATCTGAACACGGTGCGGACCGGCCTCGGCATCGTGCGCCGGCAGATTGACGCGTATGGCGAGTGCTATCCGAACCTGGTTCAGCACGATGCCCGATTTCCCACCGAGGCGTTCCTCCAAGCGCATACTGTTCCCGGTCACAACGATGTGGACGATGGCGTGCAGTTGCTGATCGACGCGGTCGATCGCGATGATCCGCGGCCGCTCTGGTTTTGCAATTGGGGCACCGATGACGGCGCCGCGCTGAGTTGCCTACGGCGCGCGTTGGATCGCGTGTTCGCGGAGCGCGGCCCCGACGGTTATGCGCGCTTCAAAAGTCGGATCCGGCTTAGTTCGTCCGATGAATTCGGCGCGCACACGTACGACATCGCGCCGGCGTTTCCGTTTTGGGTCGATACCTTTCGTCCCGAGATTGATCGCCGGCGGTGGTATCATCGCTTCTCCGCCATCACGGCCACCGCTGGCGGTTTCGACATCGAGCGGGACGTCCGCACGGGGCATGGCCCGCTCGGCGCGCTCTATCCGACGAACACGACCCATCCACAGAAGGAAGGGGATTCGATGTCGTTCATGTACCTCGTCCCCACCGGCATGAACGACCCCAACCACCCGGACTGGGGCAGTTGGGCCGGCCGCTACGGGCTTCAAGACGAAGCCCAGGGACGTCAATATTTTTGGGCGAATCAGAGCGACGCGTGGCGCGGCACGACGCATCGGGAGAATTCGCTTGCGCGCTGGGCGGAGCATTTGCAGAATGATTTTCGGGCACGCCTCGATTGGTGCGTGAATCCGCGCGATCAGGCGAATCATCCGCCGAAGGTCAGCATCGACGGCGAACTGCACCGCACCGCGAAGGCCGGGGAAGAAATCATCCTCGATGGCTCGCCTTCAACAGATCTCGACGGCGATCAGCTTCACTTCGCGTGGATGCACTATGCCGAAGCGAGTTCCGGCCACGTCGCCATCGACCTCCGCGATGCAGACAAATCACGCGCGACGTTTACCGTCCCAGACGCGCCGGCTGGCGCAGCCATCCAATGCGTCCTGACGGTCACTGACGATGGCGAACCCGCGTTAACGCGCTACGCCCGCGTGATTGTCACCGTCGCCGACGAATAA